In Xanthomonas sp. SI, the following are encoded in one genomic region:
- a CDS encoding class I SAM-dependent methyltransferase translates to MDKQYDADYFQRWYRRDDIGGNARLARKVALAVAQAEYYLERPIRSVLDIGCGEGAWRAPLLKLRPKLRYLGFDSSEYAIARYGRHRDLRPARFGDFAWLRPCAPVDLLVCSDVLHYVPNRELRQGLPGLAELCGGVAFLETFAMEDDFDGDHAGFQPRPARWYRRQFGALGLRPVGSHCWLSPALAGDAAALETIGLVPH, encoded by the coding sequence ATGGACAAACAGTACGACGCCGACTATTTCCAGCGCTGGTATCGCCGCGACGATATCGGCGGCAACGCGCGCCTGGCGCGCAAGGTCGCGCTCGCCGTGGCCCAGGCCGAGTACTACCTGGAACGGCCGATCCGCAGCGTGCTCGACATCGGCTGCGGCGAAGGCGCCTGGCGCGCGCCGCTGCTGAAGCTGCGGCCGAAACTGCGCTATTTGGGCTTCGACAGCAGCGAGTACGCGATCGCGCGCTACGGCCGCCATCGCGACCTGCGCCCGGCGCGGTTCGGCGATTTCGCCTGGCTGCGGCCGTGCGCGCCGGTGGACCTGCTGGTGTGTTCGGACGTGCTGCACTACGTGCCCAACCGCGAACTGCGCCAGGGCCTGCCGGGCCTGGCCGAACTGTGCGGCGGGGTCGCGTTCCTGGAGACCTTCGCCATGGAGGACGACTTCGACGGCGACCATGCCGGCTTCCAGCCGCGTCCGGCGCGCTGGTACCGGCGCCAGTTTGGTGCGCTCGGGCTGCGCCCGGTCGGCAGTCATTGCTGGCTATCGCCAGCGCTGGCGGGGGATGCAGCGGCGCTGGAAACAATTGGTCTGGTGCCCCATTAA
- a CDS encoding XVIPCD domain-containing protein has product MNSTTPPAQATDPTFASAGSSRSAGPLKWNPADGSVSAEHTESRVLGRTGPIEHRLVATQSVGASRRTADGKTEFGLEMEFRQGHQLDAATTGRNAASVSSTTQLGERARYSVKLPGDATAEAARGVNPFDPLSIPVDGSVKLDGQAFVRTSLEAWFRSFASSSEHTDAAGISYAAERLDPYHVRVAIGPTAAIEHAEMLGLKTSVAQAMLGRQDALGQASMHTATFDLREPQAQAAYRDFLGSGQLPAQAPGVSDVQRIDTLSMSSQTRAKLGLGPVSVDLGGQRNSGENVRATQADGSSTVASKLQYADNVPLTLTRQFDAAGSEHLDARRYQLGFGKVDANQAQLLNAALARKDTAADAIAAGQDVTLNFSEAQMGALRQQYAQAAQARPFDRERAGDYARMSNEEFAIGLARNLGNSPYGLSERLFHIAADADGALSGALTRIDAEIERHAPKTAAATPATAASAPADPRDPAHPDHAMQRMIDARLTPADPQLATHLLLAAKREGLTQVDHVLRNDAGRVFAVQGDPLGADKRTAYVDAQVATATPLQDSLRQLNALNATAQPAMAAAQETQDAPQRAPAR; this is encoded by the coding sequence ATGAATTCAACGACGCCCCCCGCCCAGGCTACGGATCCCACCTTCGCCAGCGCCGGCAGCAGTCGCAGTGCCGGTCCATTGAAGTGGAATCCAGCCGACGGCAGCGTCAGCGCGGAGCACACCGAATCGCGCGTACTGGGGCGCACCGGGCCGATCGAGCACCGGCTTGTCGCCACCCAGAGCGTGGGCGCCAGCCGGCGCACTGCCGACGGCAAAACCGAGTTCGGCCTGGAGATGGAATTTCGCCAGGGCCACCAGCTCGACGCCGCCACCACCGGCCGCAACGCAGCGAGCGTCAGCAGCACGACCCAGCTCGGCGAGCGAGCGCGCTACAGCGTCAAGCTGCCCGGCGACGCCACCGCCGAGGCCGCGCGCGGGGTCAATCCATTCGATCCACTGAGCATCCCGGTCGACGGCAGCGTCAAACTCGACGGCCAGGCCTTCGTCCGCACCTCGCTGGAGGCCTGGTTCCGCAGCTTCGCCAGCAGCAGCGAACACACCGACGCGGCGGGTATCAGCTACGCCGCGGAGCGCCTGGACCCCTACCACGTGCGCGTGGCCATAGGACCGACCGCGGCGATCGAACACGCCGAGATGCTCGGGCTGAAGACGTCCGTGGCGCAGGCCATGCTCGGCCGCCAGGACGCGCTGGGCCAGGCCAGCATGCACACCGCCACCTTCGATCTGCGCGAGCCGCAGGCGCAGGCCGCCTACCGCGATTTCCTCGGCAGCGGCCAGCTGCCGGCACAGGCGCCCGGGGTCAGCGACGTGCAGCGGATCGACACCCTGAGCATGAGTTCGCAGACCCGCGCCAAACTCGGGCTGGGGCCGGTGAGCGTGGATCTGGGCGGGCAGCGCAACAGCGGCGAGAACGTGCGCGCCACCCAGGCCGACGGCAGCAGCACCGTCGCCAGCAAGCTGCAGTACGCCGACAACGTGCCGCTCACCCTGACCCGCCAGTTCGATGCCGCCGGCAGCGAACACCTCGATGCGCGGCGCTACCAGCTCGGCTTCGGCAAGGTCGACGCCAATCAGGCGCAACTGCTCAATGCCGCGCTGGCCAGGAAGGACACCGCGGCCGACGCCATCGCCGCCGGCCAGGACGTGACCCTGAACTTCTCCGAGGCGCAGATGGGCGCGCTGCGCCAGCAGTACGCACAGGCCGCGCAGGCGCGCCCGTTCGATCGCGAGCGGGCCGGCGACTACGCCCGCATGAGCAACGAGGAATTCGCGATCGGCCTGGCGCGCAATCTCGGCAATTCCCCGTACGGCCTGAGCGAACGCCTGTTCCACATCGCCGCCGATGCCGATGGCGCGCTCAGCGGCGCGCTGACCCGGATCGACGCCGAAATCGAGCGCCACGCTCCGAAGACCGCGGCCGCAACGCCGGCAACAGCCGCGAGCGCGCCAGCCGATCCCCGCGATCCGGCGCATCCGGACCACGCGATGCAGCGCATGATCGACGCCCGGTTGACGCCGGCCGATCCGCAACTGGCGACCCATCTGCTGCTGGCGGCCAAGCGCGAAGGCCTGACCCAGGTCGACCATGTGCTGCGCAACGACGCCGGCCGCGTGTTCGCGGTGCAGGGCGACCCGCTGGGAGCCGACAAGCGCACCGCCTACGTGGACGCGCAGGTCGCCACGGCCACACCGCTACAGGACAGCCTGCGCCAGCTCAACGCCTTGAATGCGACTGCGCAGCCCGCGATGGCTGCCGCGCAGGAGACCCAGGACGCCCCGCAACGCGCACCGGCGCGCTGA
- the phaZ gene encoding polyhydroxyalkanoate depolymerase, with product MLYQWHELTRNLLAPWVHQAAANAKIFSDANSLWATLPGAERLAATNELLHRLGKDYEKPAWALDHVEVDGHPLPIVEQEVLRKPFCRLLRFKRFSDDAKVVAGLKQQPAVLVVAPLSGHHATLLRDTVRTLLRDHKVYVTDWIDARMVPQSDGDFGLDDYVNYVQDFIRHIGADKLHVISVCQPTVPVLAAVSLMAGRGEATPRSLVMMGGPIDARRSPTQVNNLATRNPLSWFEHNVIHTVPQAYPGHGRAVYPGFLQHTGFLAMNPSRHFMSHWDFYADLVKGDLQDAEAHRRFYDEYNAVLDMPATYYLDTIRVVFQEFLLPRGEWVIGGERVDPAAIRDTALLSIEGELDDISGLGQTAAAQDLCTGIAAHRRQHLEVEGAGHYGIFSGRRWRDIVYPQVRAFIAANASATAQAPSGNVTPLKRRGSRKAG from the coding sequence ATGCTCTACCAGTGGCACGAACTGACCCGCAACCTGCTCGCCCCCTGGGTCCACCAGGCAGCGGCCAACGCCAAGATCTTCTCCGACGCCAATAGCCTGTGGGCCACGCTCCCGGGCGCCGAGCGTCTGGCCGCCACCAACGAACTGCTGCACCGGCTCGGCAAGGACTACGAGAAGCCGGCCTGGGCGCTGGACCACGTCGAGGTCGACGGCCACCCGCTGCCGATCGTCGAGCAGGAAGTGCTGCGCAAGCCGTTCTGCCGCCTGCTGCGCTTCAAGCGCTTCAGCGACGACGCCAAGGTCGTGGCCGGGCTCAAGCAGCAGCCCGCCGTGCTGGTGGTGGCGCCGCTGTCCGGGCACCACGCCACGTTGCTGCGCGATACCGTGCGCACCCTGCTGCGCGACCACAAGGTCTACGTCACCGACTGGATCGACGCGCGCATGGTGCCGCAGAGCGACGGCGACTTCGGCCTGGACGACTACGTCAACTACGTGCAGGACTTCATCCGCCACATCGGCGCCGACAAGCTGCACGTGATCAGCGTGTGCCAGCCGACCGTGCCGGTGCTGGCCGCGGTGTCGCTGATGGCCGGACGCGGCGAAGCCACGCCGCGCTCGCTGGTGATGATGGGCGGGCCGATCGACGCGCGCCGCAGCCCGACCCAGGTCAACAATCTGGCCACGCGCAATCCGCTGTCGTGGTTCGAGCACAACGTCATCCACACCGTGCCGCAGGCGTATCCGGGGCATGGCCGCGCGGTGTATCCGGGCTTCCTGCAGCACACCGGGTTCCTGGCGATGAACCCCAGCCGGCACTTCATGTCGCACTGGGATTTCTACGCCGACCTGGTCAAGGGCGACCTGCAGGACGCCGAGGCGCACCGCCGCTTCTACGACGAATACAACGCGGTGCTGGACATGCCGGCGACCTACTACCTGGACACGATCCGGGTGGTGTTCCAGGAATTCCTGCTGCCGCGCGGGGAATGGGTGATCGGCGGCGAGCGCGTGGATCCGGCGGCGATTCGCGACACCGCGCTGCTCAGCATCGAAGGCGAACTGGACGATATCTCCGGCCTGGGCCAGACCGCCGCCGCACAGGACCTGTGCACCGGCATCGCCGCGCACCGCCGCCAGCATCTGGAAGTGGAAGGCGCCGGCCATTACGGCATCTTCAGCGGCCGCCGCTGGCGCGACATCGTGTATCCGCAGGTGCGTGCGTTCATCGCCGCCAACGCGTCCGCCACGGCGCAGGCGCCGAGCGGCAACGTCACCCCGCTCAAGCGCCGCGGCAGCCGCAAGGCGGGCTGA
- a CDS encoding DinB family protein → MTASLLVSQFAYKAWANAELLQALAQIDAVAYPAQRQRAIRLLNHTYVVDRIFAAHLDGGTHAFTDSNTPETPALDVLHAAVAESDLWYAGYVAQLDAVALQQFLVFRFTDGDAGRMTREEMLFHVLAHGAYHRGNIAMLLSDCGLEQPRELFTRFLHAVEPERRGAAPMA, encoded by the coding sequence ATGACCGCTTCCCTGCTCGTATCGCAATTCGCCTACAAGGCCTGGGCCAACGCCGAACTGCTGCAGGCGCTGGCGCAGATCGACGCGGTCGCGTATCCGGCGCAACGGCAGCGTGCGATCCGGCTGTTGAACCACACCTACGTGGTGGACCGGATCTTTGCCGCGCACCTGGACGGTGGCACGCATGCGTTCACGGACAGCAACACGCCGGAGACGCCGGCGCTGGACGTATTGCACGCGGCCGTCGCCGAATCCGACCTCTGGTATGCCGGCTACGTCGCCCAGCTCGATGCGGTCGCATTGCAGCAGTTTCTCGTATTCCGCTTCACCGACGGCGATGCCGGCCGCATGACCCGCGAGGAAATGCTGTTCCATGTGCTGGCGCACGGCGCCTATCACCGCGGCAACATCGCCATGTTGCTGAGCGACTGCGGGCTGGAGCAGCCGCGCGAACTGTTCACCCGCTTCCTGCACGCAGTCGAGCCCGAGCGGCGCGGCGCGGCGCCAATGGCCTGA
- a CDS encoding tetratricopeptide repeat protein, which produces MNPIVLLSLALQLACCVHVVRSGRPLYWIFILLIFSYLGILIYVIAELLPEWRNDPRARRHLRKVGATLDPNRDKRTAGNRLELADTVDNRRQLAEVHLDNGDYAQAAEVFESGLRGIHRDDPGLLLGLAKAQFGLDQPAAVKATLDRLIAANPQFRSHDGHLLYARATEALGQTDAALEEYAALADDYPGEEARVRYAQLLQRAGQPQRAREVFDEALKRSSLAPRYYQRDQRQWIDLARSELKQLDSRNA; this is translated from the coding sequence ATGAATCCCATCGTCCTGCTGTCGCTGGCCTTGCAGTTGGCCTGCTGCGTGCACGTGGTGCGCAGCGGCCGCCCGCTGTACTGGATCTTCATCCTGCTGATCTTTTCGTATCTGGGGATCCTGATCTACGTGATCGCCGAACTGCTGCCGGAATGGCGCAACGATCCGCGCGCGCGCCGCCACCTGCGCAAGGTCGGCGCCACGCTCGACCCGAACCGCGACAAGCGCACCGCCGGCAATCGCCTGGAACTGGCCGACACCGTGGACAACCGCCGGCAACTGGCCGAGGTGCACCTGGACAACGGCGACTACGCGCAGGCCGCCGAGGTGTTCGAGAGCGGCTTGCGCGGCATCCATCGCGACGATCCGGGGCTGCTGCTGGGCCTGGCCAAGGCGCAGTTCGGCCTGGACCAGCCGGCCGCGGTGAAAGCCACGCTGGACCGGCTGATCGCCGCCAACCCGCAGTTCCGCTCGCACGACGGCCACCTGCTCTACGCGCGCGCCACCGAGGCGCTGGGCCAGACCGACGCGGCGCTGGAAGAATACGCCGCGCTCGCCGACGACTATCCCGGCGAAGAAGCGCGCGTACGCTACGCGCAACTGCTGCAACGCGCGGGCCAGCCGCAGCGCGCGCGCGAAGTGTTCGACGAAGCACTGAAGCGCTCCAGCCTGGCCCCGCGCTACTACCAGCGCGACCAACGCCAATGGATCGACCTGGCCCGCAGCGAACTAAAACAACTTGACAGCCGCAACGCCTAA
- a CDS encoding peptidylprolyl isomerase, with product MARRRWLGKNRATVLQAAAMPLRPTLLALALLSSAACALAAAPAVPYRSPQQILDASKPGDWRTLDPANTLYLDLDTGRVVIELAPAFAPQHVGNIRTLAHEHFWDGLSIYRSQDNFVVQFGDPDGEEADKAKPLGSAKRHLPAEFQRDAKGLAFQALPDRDGWAPQVGFVDGFPAARDPKDGKTWLAHCYGTLGAGRNNDEDSSIGAELYVVTGQSPRQLDRNITVVGRVVKGMELLSVIPRGPDPMGFYAKPEQRTPIRAIKLASDLPEAERTPLQLLRTDTQTFRDVAEARRNRRDDFYKRPAGHIDLCNVPLPVRTPPQ from the coding sequence TTGGCGCGGCGACGGTGGCTGGGTAAGAATCGGGCTACCGTCCTCCAGGCTGCCGCCATGCCCTTGCGTCCCACCCTGCTCGCCCTCGCACTGCTGTCGTCCGCCGCCTGCGCACTGGCGGCCGCGCCGGCAGTGCCATACCGCAGTCCGCAGCAGATCCTGGACGCGTCCAAGCCTGGTGACTGGCGCACGCTCGACCCGGCCAACACCCTGTATCTGGACCTGGATACCGGCCGCGTCGTCATCGAACTGGCGCCGGCATTCGCACCGCAGCATGTCGGCAATATCCGCACCCTGGCCCACGAGCACTTCTGGGACGGCCTGAGCATCTACCGCTCGCAGGACAATTTCGTGGTGCAGTTCGGCGATCCCGACGGCGAGGAGGCGGACAAGGCCAAGCCGCTGGGGTCGGCCAAGCGCCACCTGCCCGCCGAGTTCCAGCGCGACGCCAAGGGCCTCGCGTTCCAGGCGCTGCCGGACCGTGACGGCTGGGCGCCGCAAGTGGGCTTCGTCGACGGCTTCCCGGCCGCGCGCGACCCCAAGGACGGCAAGACGTGGCTGGCGCACTGCTACGGCACCCTAGGCGCCGGCCGCAACAACGACGAGGACAGCAGCATCGGTGCCGAACTGTATGTGGTCACCGGGCAATCGCCGCGGCAGTTGGACCGCAACATCACCGTGGTCGGGCGCGTGGTCAAGGGCATGGAACTGCTCAGCGTGATTCCGCGCGGACCGGACCCGATGGGCTTCTACGCCAAGCCCGAACAGCGCACGCCGATCCGCGCGATCAAGCTCGCCAGCGACCTGCCCGAGGCCGAACGCACCCCGCTGCAGTTGCTGCGCACCGACACCCAGACCTTCCGCGACGTGGCCGAAGCACGGCGCAACCGCAGGGACGATTTCTACAAGCGCCCAGCCGGGCACATCGACCTGTGCAACGTACCGTTGCCGGTGCGCACGCCGCCGCAGTAA
- a CDS encoding acetyl-CoA carboxylase carboxyltransferase subunit alpha: protein MNPNYLDFEQPIADLEAKIQELRNASTGPAVNVETEVRALQDKLRVRTAQIFRDLSSWQISQLARHPQRPYTLDYINVFCDEFQELAGDRAFADDKAIVGGLGRIDGRPVVIIGHQKGRDTKTKVARNFGMPRPEGYRKALRLMKLAERFKLPLLTFIDTPGAYPGIGAEERGQSEAIARNLLEMAELKVPVICTVIGEGGSGGALAIGVGDRTLMLEYGTYSVISPEGCASILWKDAGKAKDAAEQLGLTAKRLSALGLVDKVVREPIGGAHRNPTQMAKRLKAVLLNELDALEKLPVEQLLQKRYERLRGYGAYEAA from the coding sequence ATGAATCCGAACTACCTCGACTTCGAGCAACCCATCGCCGATCTGGAAGCCAAGATCCAGGAACTGCGCAACGCCAGCACCGGCCCGGCGGTCAACGTCGAGACCGAAGTGCGCGCGCTGCAGGACAAGCTGCGGGTGCGCACCGCGCAGATCTTCCGCGACCTGTCGTCGTGGCAGATCTCGCAGCTGGCGCGGCATCCGCAGCGGCCGTACACGCTGGACTACATCAACGTGTTCTGCGACGAATTCCAGGAACTGGCCGGCGACCGCGCGTTCGCCGACGACAAGGCGATCGTCGGCGGCCTGGGCCGCATCGACGGGCGCCCGGTGGTCATCATCGGCCACCAGAAGGGCCGCGACACCAAGACCAAGGTCGCGCGCAACTTCGGCATGCCGCGTCCGGAGGGCTACCGCAAGGCGCTGCGGCTGATGAAGCTGGCCGAGCGCTTCAAGCTGCCGCTGCTGACCTTCATCGACACCCCAGGCGCCTATCCGGGCATCGGCGCGGAAGAACGCGGGCAGAGCGAGGCGATCGCGCGCAATCTGCTGGAGATGGCCGAACTGAAAGTGCCGGTGATCTGCACCGTGATCGGCGAAGGCGGCTCCGGCGGCGCGCTGGCGATCGGCGTCGGCGACCGCACGCTGATGCTGGAGTACGGCACCTATTCGGTGATCTCGCCGGAAGGCTGCGCCTCGATCCTGTGGAAGGACGCCGGCAAGGCCAAGGACGCCGCCGAGCAACTGGGCCTGACCGCCAAGCGCCTGTCCGCACTCGGCCTGGTCGACAAGGTGGTGCGCGAGCCGATCGGCGGCGCGCACCGCAACCCCACGCAGATGGCCAAGCGCCTGAAGGCGGTGCTGCTCAACGAACTGGACGCGCTGGAAAAGCTGCCGGTCGAGCAACTGCTGCAGAAGCGCTACGAGCGCCTGCGCGGCTACGGGGCGTACGAAGCGGCCTGA
- a CDS encoding PadR family transcriptional regulator, protein MVEPDAQLKKFQKELSAGTVSLALLAVLAEAKEPLYGYLIAKRLEKVGEGVLSGKQSALYPVLRNLEAAGLLSSHVEPSVAGPPRRYYRITEPGHATLQQWAAAWRATRDSVDSVLKGISE, encoded by the coding sequence ATGGTCGAGCCGGATGCGCAGCTGAAGAAGTTCCAGAAGGAGCTGAGTGCGGGCACCGTGTCGCTCGCGCTGCTGGCGGTGCTGGCCGAGGCCAAGGAACCCCTGTACGGCTACCTGATCGCCAAGCGCCTGGAAAAAGTGGGCGAGGGCGTGCTCAGCGGCAAGCAGAGCGCGCTGTATCCGGTGCTGCGCAACCTGGAAGCGGCCGGGCTGCTGTCCAGCCATGTCGAACCGTCGGTGGCCGGGCCGCCGCGGCGCTACTACCGCATCACCGAACCCGGCCACGCCACCTTGCAGCAGTGGGCCGCGGCGTGGCGCGCCACTCGCGATTCCGTCGATTCCGTCCTGAAGGGGATTTCAGAATGA
- a CDS encoding sensor domain-containing protein, translating into MSSEQLQARPLPATIPDYLAQLRAALAGADPALVQDALYDAEEYLRAELAEQAGKSEAEVIAEVAGSYGAPEEVAAIYRDTEVTVNRALKPPAPPKRKSLLGRFFGVAADPRAYGAFFYMLLSLVTGIFYFTWVVTGVSVSLGMLLLIIGVPLLVLFFGSVRLLSLVEGRIVEVLLGERMPRRPLYSAPEQPWLRRIGQMFTDARTWTTMLYFVLMLPLGIFYFTVFITLLSTGLALAAAPLGFFLPQQFNVMFVDWNVTESAPWLLPLWSAMGIVLLFATLHLARGIGKLHGMLAKHLLVHSSAQ; encoded by the coding sequence ATGAGCAGCGAACAACTCCAGGCGCGGCCGTTGCCGGCCACCATTCCCGACTACCTGGCGCAACTGCGCGCGGCGCTGGCCGGCGCCGATCCGGCGCTGGTCCAAGACGCGTTGTACGACGCGGAGGAATACCTGCGCGCCGAGCTGGCCGAGCAGGCCGGCAAGAGCGAGGCCGAGGTCATCGCCGAGGTGGCCGGCAGCTACGGCGCGCCGGAGGAGGTGGCTGCGATCTACCGCGACACCGAGGTCACGGTGAACCGCGCGCTGAAGCCGCCGGCGCCGCCCAAGCGCAAGTCGCTGCTCGGCCGCTTCTTCGGCGTGGCCGCCGATCCGCGCGCCTACGGCGCGTTCTTCTACATGCTGCTGTCGCTGGTCACCGGCATCTTCTACTTCACCTGGGTGGTCACCGGGGTCAGCGTCTCGCTGGGCATGCTGCTGCTGATCATCGGCGTGCCGTTGCTGGTGCTGTTCTTCGGTTCGGTGCGGCTGCTGTCGCTGGTGGAAGGGCGCATCGTCGAGGTGTTGCTGGGCGAGCGCATGCCGCGGCGGCCGCTGTACAGCGCGCCCGAGCAACCGTGGCTGCGGCGCATCGGACAGATGTTCACCGATGCGCGGACCTGGACCACGATGCTGTATTTCGTGCTGATGCTGCCGCTGGGGATCTTCTACTTCACCGTGTTCATCACGCTGCTGAGCACGGGATTGGCGCTCGCGGCGGCACCGCTGGGATTTTTCCTGCCGCAGCAGTTCAACGTCATGTTCGTCGACTGGAACGTCACCGAAAGCGCGCCGTGGCTGCTGCCGCTGTGGAGTGCGATGGGCATCGTGCTGCTGTTCGCCACGCTGCACCTAGCGCGTGGCATCGGCAAGTTGCACGGCATGCTGGCCAAGCACCTGCTGGTGCACAGCTCGGCGCAATGA
- a CDS encoding CopD family protein: protein MQLYLWIKSLHLLFVVAWMAAVFYLPRILVNIAESAGQPEVQARLVLMGRRLYRFGHMMFGLALLLGLTLWLGYKVLPDFPTMVAPGHSGWLHAKLGLVGLMLGYYIFSGRWLKGVAQARALPSSRALRLFNELPVLALLVVIWLVLAKPF, encoded by the coding sequence ATGCAACTCTATCTGTGGATCAAGTCCCTGCACCTGCTGTTCGTGGTCGCATGGATGGCGGCGGTGTTCTACCTGCCGCGGATCCTGGTCAACATCGCCGAGAGCGCGGGGCAGCCGGAGGTGCAGGCGCGGCTGGTGCTGATGGGGCGGCGCCTGTACCGCTTCGGCCACATGATGTTCGGCCTGGCCTTGCTGCTGGGGCTGACGCTGTGGCTGGGCTACAAGGTGTTGCCCGATTTCCCGACCATGGTCGCGCCCGGCCACAGCGGCTGGCTGCACGCCAAGCTGGGCCTGGTGGGGCTGATGCTCGGCTACTACATCTTCAGCGGGCGCTGGCTGAAGGGCGTGGCGCAGGCGCGTGCGCTGCCGTCCTCGCGCGCGCTGCGGCTGTTCAACGAACTGCCGGTGCTGGCGCTGCTGGTGGTGATCTGGTTGGTGTTGGCGAAGCCGTTTTGA